TTGAGCGTGTGGCCAGGCCAGCAGAGGTGGCGGCAGCCCTGCAGAGGGCCTGCCGTCCCAGGTCCCAGCAATGCCCTCAGAAACGGGGCCTGCGCTCTCTGAAGAAGAGATGCACGAGGGaggctgcagggggcacgggggCCTGAGTCCCAGCACTGGGAGGGGGAGGCTCCCCCGTCCTCTTCTCCAGCACCAGCCGGGTTACCATCCGTCCTCCACCCAAGACGTTTTTTTAACTTGCAACCTTTTATGGGGCTGGCGTGTTTTGACAAGGAATAAAGCACTCTCAGGAGACTGCAGGGCTAAGTTTACATctgattttactgtattttaaagtctggGGCGTTAGTGGGGAAGAGGCAAAGTGAGCACTGAGTCAGCACGGGCGGAGGAGGAGGTGCCTGGTGGGGCTGAGGGAGAGCAGCACTGCCTGCccttgggacttgcctggtggcccCAGGATAGTAAGGAGTGACAGGGAGTGGGGTCAGAAGACACTGCAGAGAATGGCTGGGGTGCAGCACCCAGGGGAACCTTGCTTGTCCCTGCCCCTGCCTGGAGGCCCTCCAGCCAGAAGCAGCGAAAGGTCCCTGCAAGTGCCAGCCTTGGGGTCCCGCAGGAACAAGCTCGCCTGTCTCCAGGGTCCCAAATGCCAAGCTCCTGTCCCATTCCTCCCAAAAGGTGCCATCTGCATCCCGGTGGCTGTGGCTGGGCCCAGTGGGGTCCTGGGTAGGCAGGAAGGGCCACTGTTCCCAGCAAGCACTTCCCCCAAACCGGCTGAGCATGCTGGTGAAGACTGTCCCTCCAGGCCCCCAGCTGCGGACCACACGATCAACTCGCAGcacttcccctcccctttccgAGACCCTgctccctccaggaagcctctggGGACCTGGCCAGAgccacctccttcccttcccatccAGGACCTGAGTGGCTGGAGGGGCCTCAGAGCGGCCACGGAGACCAAGCTCCTTCAAACAAATGCTAGCCTTTGCCACCAGAGGGTGTGGCCCTTAATACAAGTGTAAGGTCCGGCCGCCCAGGCGCCCTGTGGCCCTGGGCCCAGAGCCATCTCGGGTCTCACGTTCTCAACGGGACTCCGACTCCTTGTCCATCTCCCCGCTAAACCCCGCCCAAGCTCTGGGCCGGGCAGCGGGGGGAGTCGCGAGGGCCCGCGCCGCTGCCAGAGCTGCCGCGGAGGGTCAGGCGAGGCCGCGTCCTGGAGGGCGGACGCCGGAGCAGGGCGCCCTCTTGCGCGGGGGTCCCTCGGGCCAAAGGCCGGCCAGCATCCCACCCCCGGGGCAAGACCCACCGAGCTCGGGAGAAGGGCGCCCTCGGGTGCGCGGGCGCGGCCGGCTCACGGCTCTCGGCCCCCGGCGCCCGGCGACTGGGCGCGCGGGGCGCGGCTGCGCTCGCCGTCGGGCGTGCAGGCCTTGGCCGACAGCGCCCTCTCGCGGCCGGAGCGGAAGGCCGCCGTCACGGTCACCAGGTAGGCGGTGCCTGGCGCCAGGCCCTGCAGCGTGGTGCTGTTCCGGCCCGCGGGCACCTCCACGAGCTGCGCCGCGCCGCCCCGCAGGGGCCCGACCTGCACGTGGTAGCCGAGCGCGGCGGCCGGGCCCAGCGCCGGGGCCCAGCtcacgcgcaggctccgcggcctgGCGTGCGAGACGACGATGCGCTCTGGCCCGGTCTCCTCTGCGGGGGAAGCGCCTGTGAGCTGGGAGAGGGCCGCGCCGGCCGGCCCCGCGCCCTGCCCGGCCGCGCCCGCACCCCTAGCCCGCCCGGCCCCGCGTCCCGCCTCACCCGGCAGAGTGCGCACCCGCAGGTGCTGTGGCCTCAGGAGCCGCACGTTGGACTCCGGCACCAGCGCCACGTCGTAGTCCGTGTCAGGGTCCAGGCCGGCCCAGGCCCAGCCCGTGGCGTTCCCTGGCAGCTGCTGGCGGCGCGCCGTCCCCGGCTCGGCGCTGGGCGCCAGCTCCAACAGGTAGTAGCCCGAGTCGGCGGTCAGTAGGGGCGGCCAGGCCAGACGGAAGCCGCTGGACGTGACCTCGGAGGCACGGAGCTGCTGCGGCCACATCGCATctgcgggtgggggtggggggtgggcagagggTCAGAGAACAGAGGTGCCTCCTCGCGCCCGACCCTGGGGCTCTGACTGTTGACTCCCGGAAGACACCCAGAGGCGGGGAGCGGGGCGCGGCCCGCCACGCCCACCAGATGCTAAGGATCCGCAGGACATGAGTGCAGCCAGCCCCCTTGTTTGCCCCGTCAGGAGCTTCCCTCCTGGCCTCAGCTCCAAACTCAAACCAGTGCGGAGGTATAGCAGCCACCTCCCACCCAGTCCAGTGGCCTGGACAAGGGCCCCTCAAAGGTGGCGGGATCCAAACTGATGTCATGATGTCAGAGAACAGAGGATCAGCCCCCTTCCAGCCTGAGTGGCCAGCACAGAGTCTGGGGTCAGCTCGGCTCTGAACAGTCAAGGAAAAGGGGGCCACTGGAGAATGCCCCGAGGGGCAGGAGAGATATGACAACCCCAGGAGCGGCTGGACCTGGAGTTTCGGGTGCTGCCGGCGTCCAGTCCCCAGGAGAGTGTGTTGGGAGCGCTCCAGGGTGGGACCCCCAAACGTGTGTTACTCCTGAGCTTTGATGCCGAGCACCACAGGGCTGTCTGAGTGAccgtgtggggggtggggggggtgaagCTGATAAATGTCCGGATAGGCTTAAGCCCTTCGGGACCCCATGCTGCCTTCTTTAATGCTGGGTGTACAGCTGCCCGGCTGGCACGCCCCTCACCCATCCCCCACACTCAGACCCTGCCCCCGCTCCCAGGAGCCCCCGCCCTACTGCCTCACTGCCCTGCagccttgggtttttcctgtccAGCTGCTTGCCCTTTCTCCTGCTGTCGCCTCCAGGCTCAGCCACAGTGGTTGACCCAGGGGCCACCAGGGCCAGGTGTCCTGGAGTAAATCTTCGGAAGGACACTCTACCTCCCTCCAACCCACAGTTCAACCCCTTCCGGTTTCAGGTGGACGATTAACCACAGGTGGAGACTTGGGAGGACCCTGGGGTCGTTGGCATTTTTCAGTGGCTACAGCCAACCTTGCCAGTGACCAGGCCCTTCAACACCAGCTCCCTCTCCCACCAGGTTTAGCTGGGTCAGGGGGTTCCACAAGAAACTCGGAGGGGAGCTGCTAGCCCCCACAGCGGGCCCTCCAAGGTCCGGCCTCCTCTCCAGCAATCCCCACAACCGCCTGCGGTGCAGTCCCACTCCAACCCCTCCGCGGCTGCCCTCGCCCTGGGGGAAGTAGGGCCCTAGCTCTTGCGGGGCAGTCTCGGCCCTTCCTGAcctggccctccccctccctccaggcttGGTGGGCCCCTCTGCAGAGTCTCCACGCTTGGAACCTCCTACGCTTCCTCTCTAGGTAGACACATTCCACCAGATGCAGCGCCTGAGTCCTTCAGCCCGCACCAAGTCCCCCACTCTCCAGCAGAGAGCCCCACCTGGAGGTGTTTACTCAAGCCCGGCCCTCTGTCCCCCCTCAGCCCAGGTTGGGGGGCACCTGGGGTGAACGGCTGGAGTGTGTCCCTGGAGAAGCCGCGTGTGCACCCCTGGCCCCGTAGCCCTGGCCTCTGCTCCAGGCGTGCGAGGTCCTCCTGGAGGCTCACCTGGCCCTCTTCCTGAGCTCCCGCTGGGGTTCCCCGGGCCCTGCCTCCTCCCACCTACCAAGAATGGAGCCCCTCAGCGCCTGGGTGATGATGTGCAGGTCATCCACGTCCACAAAGTGCAGGTGCTTCCCAGCGGGGGCCGAGGCGGCGGCTGACAGCTCCAGGAGGCTGCCGCGGCCGGTGCTGACGATGAAGACGGTGACGCCCAGGTCCTTCAGCTCCTGCATGGGGGGCCCCACGGGGTCGCTGGAGCCGCCGTCTGTCACCCACACCAGCACCTTGGGCACCCCCGGCCGGGCCCCTGCCGCCTTGGCAAACAGCTGCTCCTTGGCGTATGCCAGCGCCAGGCCAGTGTTGGTGTCACCCATGCGCTGGGCTGCAGCGCGTATGGCGTCCTGGACGGCCGAGCCTGAGCTGTGCTGGCCGAAGCGGAACTCGGTGTGCGGCCGACTGCCCACGTGTACCAGGCTGGCACGCAGGGCCCCGGGGCCCAGGGGCAGCAGGGCCGCCAGCCGCCCCAGAAACTCCCGAACTCGGGAAAACTCATAATGAGATACGCTGGCCGAGCTGTCCAACAGAAACAGCAGGTCCCCCTGGGGGGCAGATGCCggggggcctgggggagagggaagggttcAGCCCCAGGTGGTGGCCCCCAGACAGCCCCACACCCACGGAACCCCCAGGGCCTGAGCTTTCCCTAAGGTGGCACTTGCCCTTACCCAAGGAAGCCCTGAAAGCCTGCTCAGTCCCACCCCAAAGGTCCTGGGGTGGCACCCCAGGGGGGAGAGGGGTCCTAAGCCAACAGGAGGTCCACACTCTCAGCAGTTCCAACTCTGCACCCTGGTCACATGCCTGGGGCACCCCCTGGGCTCATGTCTTGTCTGCAAAGGAGAGCTGACCCCTCCAAGCCCCCACACCCTCCCTGTCTTCAGCAGACTCTGTGTGCAGGCTGGACCCGGCCCAGCCCCCAGGAGTGGTGGGTGGATGGGTCTGGGCCACCAGGGCTTGGCTTTCAAGAAGCAGCCTACACCACTCAGCCTCCAGGTAGAGCAACCGATGGGGCGTGCGGTGGGGGCACACAGGCAGCTGGGGAGActgggggcagaggtggaggcatggggggggcagaggtggaggcaTGGGGGGACAGAGGTGGAGGCATGggggggcagaggtggaggcaTGGGGGGACAGAGTGCTGACCGCAGCCCCTCCCACAGCCCGGAGTCCCGGTTGGAGTCCTGACCCCACTTACAGATGATGTcacccctcccctggcccccatCCTCTGCTCCACCTGGACCCAGTAAGCAGGTTACCTGCTGCAGCAGCCCGAGGGCCCTATCAGCCCCTCCGGGGCCTCCCCCTTCCTCCCGGCACCCCGAGGGGCAGATGGGGCCCTTCGCCACTGTGTCATGAGCAGACAGGGGCCTGGGGTGTCTCGGTTCTGGTCCCGGCCTtgcggcctcagtttcccctaacCCAGTGGGGCGACGCCAACACTCTCACCATCCCTCTATTAACGGTCACTCCAAGgcaagggaaactgaggcagggacaAGCCTCCCCGacaggcccctccccctccccgtccaGGCCCCAAGATCCCGCGGAGTTGCCGGCGGGGCCCGCGCCGCAGGTGGGTGTGGTCCCCTGCCAGCTGCCCCCGCCCCACAGCCGCGGAAGGAGAGCGTGGCTCAGTGCGGACACGGTGGGGGGGAGCGGGGCGCCGGGACCTGAGTCCGGCCCGGCCGCCCGCCGCACTCACCACGCTCCGCGCCGCTCCGCGCCAGCCGCAGGCTCAGGGCCAGGCCGAGCACCGTCCAGGGCAGCATCGCGCGCGACGGAACGGCCACGCTCTACCTCCGCTCGTGGCTCGCTCGCTCCTGAGCTCCGGGGCGCGCGGCCGAGCAGGCCGGacccgggccccgcccccgggAGCCCCCGCCCACCGCGGCCCCGCCCCGAGGCCCCGCCCTGGCGCGCGCGCTGCCCCGCGTGCGGAGGAGCACCGGCTCCGGCGAGGCGCGTGCACAAAGGGCCCAAACGTGCGGCGACACGCGGCACTCACCGGGATGCCGCCGAGGCCCACGCGGGtggcatgcacacacagacactgcGGTCTCCCTTTGCGGCTGTAAGGCCTTGGAGTCAGCCCTGTCCcctaccccctgccccctgcccccagccaggaGCCGAGCAGGGAGCCACCAAGCTGGGTCATCCCTAGGCCCGCTGCCCTTGGCTCCGCAGTGTTGGGAGTCCCTGAAGCCAAGCCCAAGAGAGCCCCAGGGGGTATGAGAGTGTGTGggtgacaccaaaaacaacgccCTCCTGACAAGTCCCAGGCTCTGGCCACAGAgactggggaggggcaggtgtaTGGGAGCTGTGACATGTTCCTCCAAGGAATGACCAACAGAGATCAGAAGGGTGGAACTTAGAAAGGAGACAGGGCATCGGGAGGGGAAAGAAGCCTGAGACCTTCAAGGGGGAGCTTCCGGGGGGACACCTCAAGTGGCTTCTTAGAGGAAGAGGCATAGGACCTGAGGATGGCTGGTTCAGGCCTGTTCAGTGTGATCATGCTGGGCATATAGCTGTCCCCATAGGCCCTGCCCAATGACGGGCCCAGGGCTGAGGCCAAACTCCAGGACTGAGGACAGAACCCCCCAAGCAGCCCACTGGGGAAACCCTCCACTGTGACCAGGAGCCTTGTATCTGGGATCTTGGCTAGACCAGAGCAGAGGTGGTTGGCTGCAGGGGACATCCTGAGGGACACTCAGTGCCCCCAGGGCAGATTCCTTTCCCTTAGGTGAGATGGGGCAGTGTCCGTGGGCAGGAGTGAGGTCCAGGAGAggcctgcccccctccctcctaAGATGCCTTCCTGTGGGGGCACCGCCACCCTCTCCCAGCCACTCTTCTCTGTGCAGCTGGGTGGGGGCACAGGTCCCCCACGGGGAGGCAGCAGGGCNNNNNNNNNNNNNNNNNNNNNNNNNNNNNNNNNNNNNNNNNNNNNNNNNNNNNNNNNNNNNNNNNNNNNNNNNNNNNNNNNNNNNNNNNNNNNNNNNNNNNNNNNNNNNNNNNNNNNNNNNNNNNNNNNNNNNNNNNNNNNNNNNNNNNNNNNNNNNNNNNNNNNNNNNNNNNNNNNNNNNNNNNNNNNNNNNNNNNNNNNNNNNNNNNNNNNNNNNNNNNNNNNNNNNNNNNNNNNNNNNNNNNNNNNNNNNNNNNNNNNNNNNNNNNNNNNNNNNNNNNNNNNNNNNNNNNNNNNNNNNNNNNNNNNNNNNNNNNNNNNNNNNNNNNNNNNNNNNNNNNNNNNNNNNNNNNNNNNNNNNNNNNNNNNNNNNNNNNNNNNNNNNNNNNNNNNNNNNNNNNNNNNNNNNNNNNNNNNNNNNNNNNNNNNNNNNNNNNNNNNNNNNNNNNNNNNNNNNNNNNNNNNNNNNNNNNNNNNNNNNNNNNNNNNNNNNNNNNNNNGAAAATAACTGCTTCCTTATTAGCCTTCttgtattatgtttattttaatagtatgtttttaaaagttttggaaATTGCATCTTTTAAGTTTGAGCTTTCAAAAATGGTGATGAACTTGTAAAAATGAAATCTgtcagtttacttttttttttctcaacagcTCTTTTTCTAAAGCTGCTTTAGTAAtaaccttattttcttttatggggGAATTGGAAGAATTCTGAACCCTTTATTTGGAGATGAACGAAAGCTATTTTGCAGTGTGCATCAGTTGAGCATACGATACCACGTATATCTTCTATGTTACACTCAAACGTGAAGAGTGctattttcatctctgtttccaTCCTTTTTTTACTCGGGGTTTCCTCATATCCTCTCATGTTGGATTTTTTGGCATTAGTTCAAAATCTCGGTAGATTACTCACCATAGATTTAAGAGCTTTTTTTTCACTTGCTGAAAGTATTTTCACACCACGTTTTGTATAAGTTGGTGACTGGGGTACAGAAATGTTCAGGGCAGGCTAATCTCACTGGTGGAAAGTGTGGCGAAGACGAGCATCAGCCCTGTACCGGCCGAGACAAACTTGGGTGCAGCTAGGTCCTCACGCGCTTTCGTGGCACCTGGCTGCAAAAGCAGGGAGCAGGCACGTCAGCAAAAACTCCCCTCCAGCTGAGCTGTGCACGGGGCGTGTGACCAGGAGCCACCCCTGGGATCTAGCACAAGGCTCTTGTTTGCTGCATGGATGCCCTCAGGATCTGAATTCTGGGTTCTAAAGGTGCTTGGTAATAACTGCCCGACCCGTATCTTCCAGATAATCGTTATGTACCTTCAGGTGTTAGAGTGTGAGCGTAACCGACCCCTGGCCCAGACCTCATGGTGAGTTGGCCTTCCTTGTTTTATGAGACCAGCCGGGGCGGTGCAGGAGTGTGTTGATTTGAGGCACTTGGGCAGTGGGTAGTCGGTCCCATGACTTGGTTGTGGCTGGAGTTGTCCGAGTGCCCAGTGTTCCTGCCATGTAAATTCCAGCCAGACTCCCCAGATATCAGGCACTGGTGGAACGGTAAGGTGGCCCGTACCCGCCCTGCCCCGGGAGGAGAGCAGTCACTGGGCTGCCCTTTGGGGGCTACGGACTTGGCACGTCAGGGTCTTTCCCGCAGCTGCCAGTGTGGACTTAGAGGTTCACGGTAGCGTGAACTTGCTTCTGACTGCCTTGGTTAAGGGAATCCTATGGGAGGAAGAGGGGGTGTAAAGCCTTCCTACAATCTGGGGACTGATTTTAACAATGCATTTGCTAGAAGTGAAGCCTGAAGTAACGGTTCAGAGCTGGGTGCTTTCCCACAGAGTGAAGTGTGTAAGGGTCATATTTTTTGCTGCCTGAATTGTCTGGTGCTGTGCTGTGTCTAATGGAGAACctattttgacttttcttttctgTACTCTTTCAATCAAAGGGTAGCCTCTGAGGGTAAGTGACTAAGACTTCTCCTCTCCTGTCCAAGCGCTTCGGTGCAGGGACAGCGGCCGTCCTCAGCCAATCCAGTGCAGGCTCTCCGCCGAAGGCTGGCTCTAGATGGTGGTATGCGCACGATAGTctagtgctggcccactgctGCTGTGGTTCTCTGACGATTGTGCTTCTTGTTAATCCTCTGTCGTGCTTGGTAATTGTATTGATTAGAGTTGATAACTGTCTTGACATGAATTTTGTCCATTTGAAACTTCTCTACCTGTGCAATAAAGATGCAGTacctttctcttaaaaaaaaatgggaagctGTGAAAACTGGCTGGTGGGAGTTCAGACTAGTGTGGGATGGTGTTTTTATCTCTGAAAGTCCTAGAGTTGCTTTTTCAGCCCTAAGTGTTGACACAGTCTAGTAAAAGGTGTGCATCTTTAAATCATTCCATGGACACTTTTTATATTGTAACTTATTTCAAAAATAGTAGTTAAGTTTAAATATATGTCTTgaggacttcatttttttttttttttttttttttttttaggacctAAGAGTTAACGGTTTAATAATATTATCACTATCTGAGTACTAAAGGTTTTCTTATTAGAACCAAAAAAGTTACTGATGGTTTTGTTTATCAAATGTTTGAACCGTTTACTTGCAACTCTCAGGACATGCAGCCTTGGCTCCATCACACGGGCTTTTCCTCGGTCCCCTCTGGTGCCTGGAGCGAGAGCTTCTGAGCCAGGTGCTGCTAGTGGGCAGATGTAGAATTTATCACTGAGGaatttttctgtgggtttgtagGTCACCTTCTCCAGGATTTCGGGCAGAGATAACCAGGGTGGGGGGTGCATCAGTCAGACCCCAGCACGACTTGGCTCCCCTCTGGATGGAGCCTGGTACCATTGGGGGATGTTACGAGCACTAAATACGTGACCCGTGCAACTGTTTTTTTGTGAAGttaatcttttgtttttgcaATGTTGATAAAGTTAAGGTGAGATCTGATTTTTGGTCTGTTGAATCTTAGAGAAATATATCTGaatgaaaatgttgaaaatgtAGCCAATgtcaaaactttaattttttaaaaaatgcaaatgttttgtatttttatatcttctaaaatgtgataaagtttttaaaatgtcctgaTTGTGATGAAACTTGtaatattttgttgcttttatctGATTTTATGAATGTTCATTTTAAGACTCCTTGTTGAAATGGGACAGTTTGGAAACGGTTCTTTGATAAGCCTGAGAAGAGGATTTCCCTTGGGGCGCTGAGCCCTCTGCATGACGTTCCCATACACCCAAGGGCGTTTTCCTCCCTTTTCAAGTGGACTCCCGTGTGGAAGAAGCCACGCCGTGAGCACCTCTCCCCGGAGAAGGAGCGCAAGAGGACGACTTGTCTCAGAAAGGCCCTCGCAGGCTTTGTGCTGAGCCCATTCATTTGAGTTTGCATGTTTCTCTGCACTATGGATTTTGAGCATTTAGGTTTCCTTAATCAGATACGTTGAACTGCCACAGTAGACATCTTTCTGAGGCACTGTGTTTTGCATGAGAGCAGGCCAAAGGTTGAGAGGGAAAAGTAAAGTTAAAGTCGGTTCTCTTTCATAGCAACACGTATTGTCTGACATTCAGccagctttaaaaatttttttcagttatttccctGTCTTCCTGTCGTGTATTCAGAAGAAGCAGCTAGAACGTTTCTCCATGAACTTGTGAGATTCACAGGACTGTCTAGCTCTAAGTTCTGGCAGTAGACTACTTAGTGGAGCCGTGACTTGACTTAGACAGTGCAGACAGGTGTTGTGCGCGTTGCCACGGGTGCTGCAATTCTTCCTGCATTTGCTTTTCAGGAACTACATGAATGACAGCCTTCGTACAGACGTTTTTGTGAGGTTCCAGCCTGAGAGCATCGCCTGTGCCTGCATCTATCTCGCTGCCCGGACGCTGGAGGTCAGTGCTGGGCCACCCCGGGGGATTCACCGACCCCAGTGAACTTCTACGTACTGTGCTTCAAATTATGCTCATTGGGGCCAGTAAAAAGCCTGCTTGCTGGAGAGCGGCAGGCTTGTTTTATCGCCCTGAGAGTCTTGTTGGCCACGAAGAAAAGTGTAACGGCGATGACTTCTGCGTTTACAGATCCCTTTGCCCAGTCGTCCCCATTGGTTTCTGTTGTTTGGAGCGACTGAAGAAGAAATTCAAGAAATCTGCTTAAAAATTCTGCAGCTATATACTCGGAAAAAGgttctgtgtcttttcatgtcGCATGTGCCTCTGTGTTTGACTGGAAGCATCTGGTCTGAATCCTGCACTCTGGCTTTTCTAGGTTGACCTGACCCACCTGGAAGGTGAAGTGGAGAAGCGCAGGTACGCCCTCGACGAGGCAAAGGCACAAGCCAAGGGCCTGTTGCCCGGCGGCACCCAGGTGCTGGACAGCGCGTCGCGGTTCTCGCCTGCCCCCAAGCCGGGTGAGCGTCGGCGCGTGTGTACTCCTCTCAGGGGTGGCCCTCTCCTCCAGGTTTCTCTTCGAATCACGTCTGCAGCTAGTCTGAGCACTCCGGGGGGCTCCTAGGAAGTCTGTTTTTCCGTTTTCATTAGGAAGGGGTATGGATAGGCTCCTGAAATGGCTGTCTATCCAGCCTAGCCAAATAGTTTGTCTTTGATGAAAATCTCATAAGTCTGGAGCAGTAGATCATGTTGTTATATCGTAGAGTTAAGCGTGATGCCTTTCCCCGGTCCCGGAGGCAAGGCGAGCGGGACGGGTGACCTTCCTGCGTCTGGTGGTTCTGAGCCCGACGGGGAGCAGGGAGTCACGGTCGGCAGCGGCAGTCCTGCGGGCGAGGCCCCACCTTGCTTGGCTGACCCGTTTCTCAGCAGAACAGTTGTCGGGTTGTAACTTCTCATACTTGATTCTAGCGGAATCCCCCAAGGAAGGCCAAGGAGACAAGCCTTCCCCACTCTCTGTGAAGAACGCCAGGAGGAAAGTGGAGGGCGTGAAGAGAGCCAAGGCCGACAGCCCGGTGAACGGGTGAGTGTCCGCGTGCCCCGATGGGCCGCTGGGGTTGGCTGCAGAGACGTGGGGTCTGAAACTCTGCTCTCCGCCCTGTTCTCAGCTTGCCGAGGGGGCGAGTGGGGTCTGAAACTCTGCTCTCCGCCCTGTTCTCAGCTTGCCGAGGGGGCGAGTGGGGTCTGAAACTCTGCTCTCCGCCCTGTTCTCAGCTTGCCGAGGGGGCGAGTGGGGTCTGAAACTCTGCTCTCCGCCCTGTTCTCAGCTTGCCGAGGGGGCGAGTGGGGTCTGAAACCCTGCCCCCCGCCCTGTTCTCAGCTTGCCGAGGGGGCGAGGGGCTCGAAGTCGGAGTGCGAGTCATGAGCAGAGTTACTCCAGGTCCCCGTCACCATCCGCTTCTCCTAAGAGAAGGTGTGTGCCGCTCGGGGCGCTTGGGGCTGCACCTGGCAGGGGGGGTGTCTTCCCTGGGAGGTGGTGTGGCCTCTCCTCAGGACAGTTGCTCCTGACCCAGAGGTGGTCGGGGTGGGCGGTCACCCGCCCAGTGGTTTCCTTCACAGGAAAAGTGACAGCGGCTCTACGTCTGGCGGATCCAAGTCACAGAGCCGCTCGCGGAGCCGGAGTGACTCCCCACCCAGACAGGCCCATCGGGGCGCTCCCTACAAAGGCTCCAAGGTAAGGAGCTACCGGAGGTCCAAGGACTGCAAGTACTCCGCCCAGAAGCCACACAAGTCTCGGAGCCGGAGCTCCTCTCGCTCTCGGAGCCACTCGCGGGAACGGGCAGATAATTCTggaaaatacaagaagaaaagtcATTACTGTAGAGACCAGCGACGGGAGCGTTCTCGGTCTTACGAGCGAGCGGGCCATCGCTACGAGCGGGACCACCCCGGGCACAGCAGGCACCggaggtgagggtggggtccCTGAAGGTCTGCCCTTCGGCCCTCGGCATGCTCACCTCGGCCGCTGGCCCTGGGGCATGACTCTTTGTGGAAATGGTTGTTGACTCGGGACCgtgtgatgaatttggagatGGAATGGAGAGGCCAGCAAGCCGCCCTTTAGCGTGGCCCAGGCCCAGCTCACCCTGCCCGCCTCAGCCGCGACCCTGCTGGTTGCAAAGGCAGGGTGCGCACGTCCCGGTGGCGTGGCTTGGTGCTACGACAGGCTGTCTCTTCGATTCCGTACCGATACTCGATTACGTTAAACCAAGAAAATGACTTTTCGAACCTTTGCCTATATTAGGTTGTACTTATGTACGTATTTTGCAATGTTTCACTATGAGAAAATGGCCTTAACAGCCCCTCACTCTGTCCACGTTGTAAATAAACATATGTTTAATACAAGTTAAAGCTATATACGAAAACTCAGAACTTGAATTCTGTCAGCTTAAAACTTGTGTAgagaattctgatttttaaaatgtgagagtATTTAGATCTGTGTTGAAAGTcgtatatatttttatctgtgcAATGCTGAGTGCAGGCCACCAGCTCCTAAATAGAGAAGTTTCCTATATATGCATTTTATGTGGTTAAATAAACAACAATTCTCTCTACTCAGGATATTTGGAACGTTAAAGGGTTTGTGGTTTGTGAGCGCGCTTGCTTGCCCCCGTGCACAGCTGGCAGTACCGGTTCTAGTGGTACGTCTGTGCTGCCGTCTCTCATCTCATTAAAGCGTTGGGTTTTGTATTGAGTTTTGTGCACCTGCTCTTCTGTGAGGGTTTGTGAGGAGTCTGAGCTGTCTGCTGCTGGTGGGGTAGAGGGAGGGTTTGAAAAGGACACAGTGGTCTGGAGTCCCCTTATGCCTGAGGGACATTGGTTTGTAATGCGCTGCAGGTTTTGTCAGGCTGGCGGCAGCCCGGAACAAGGACCCTAGAGGAGCATCACCCCGGAGGGGCGTCCTCCGTCAGAGTGGGTGGCGGGCGAGGAGACAGGTTGGCGCAGGTGAGCAGGATGGGCCGATGGGCGTCGGGCCTCTCTCTGGGTGCTGCGTGTGCTCCGTGCGGATCGAGGGCTGTTGGGGGGCTGTCCTATGCCCCGTGTTGGCTCTCTGCAGACCAGCACTTCTGTGCGGTTGGGAGGCGCGGCCTTCCTGGAGCCAGTGGGCCTGGAGACAGGTGCTTGAAGTCAGTACAGCCAAGAAGG
This sequence is a window from Physeter macrocephalus isolate SW-GA chromosome 3, ASM283717v5, whole genome shotgun sequence. Protein-coding genes within it:
- the CCNL2 gene encoding cyclin-L2 isoform X2, producing the protein MPSGSEFWVLKVLGNNCPTRIFQIIVMYLQVLECERNRPLAQTSWNYMNDSLRTDVFVRFQPESIACACIYLAARTLEIPLPSRPHWFLLFGATEEEIQEICLKILQLYTRKKVDLTHLEGEVEKRRYALDEAKAQAKGLLPGGTQVLDSASRFSPAPKPAESPKEGQGDKPSPLSVKNARRKVEGVKRAKADSPVNGLPRGRGARSRSASHEQSYSRSPSPSASPKRRKSDSGSTSGGSKSQSRSRSRSDSPPRQAHRGAPYKGSKVRSYRRSKDCKYSAQKPHKSRSRSSSRSRSHSRERADNSGKYKKKSHYCRDQRRERSRSYERAGHRYERDHPGHSRHRR
- the CCNL2 gene encoding cyclin-L2 isoform X1, with protein sequence MPSGSEFWVLKVLGNNCPTRIFQIIVMYLQVLECERNRPLAQTSWNYMNDSLRTDVFVRFQPESIACACIYLAARTLEIPLPSRPHWFLLFGATEEEIQEICLKILQLYTRKKVDLTHLEGEVEKRRYALDEAKAQAKGLLPGGTQVLDSASRFSPAPKPAESPKEGQGDKPSPLSVKNARRKVEGVKRAKADSPVNGLPRGRGARSRSASHEQSYSRSPSPSASPKRSGFLHRKSDSGSTSGGSKSQSRSRSRSDSPPRQAHRGAPYKGSKVRSYRRSKDCKYSAQKPHKSRSRSSSRSRSHSRERADNSGKYKKKSHYCRDQRRERSRSYERAGHRYERDHPGHSRHRR
- the CCNL2 gene encoding cyclin-L2 isoform X3, with translation MPSGSEFWVLKVLGNNCPTRIFQIIVMYLQVLECERNRPLAQTSWNYMNDSLRTDVFVRFQPESIACACIYLAARTLEIPLPSRPHWFLLFGATEEEIQEICLKILQLYTRKKVDLTHLEGEVEKRRYALDEAKAQAKGLLPGGTQVLDSASRFSPAPKPAESPKEGQGDKPSPLSVKNARRKVEGVKRAKADSPVNGGFLHRKSDSGSTSGGSKSQSRSRSRSDSPPRQAHRGAPYKGSKVRSYRRSKDCKYSAQKPHKSRSRSSSRSRSHSRERADNSGKYKKKSHYCRDQRRERSRSYERAGHRYERDHPGHSRHRR
- the CCNL2 gene encoding cyclin-L2 isoform X5, with amino-acid sequence MNDSLRTDVFVRFQPESIACACIYLAARTLEIPLPSRPHWFLLFGATEEEIQEICLKILQLYTRKKVDLTHLEGEVEKRRYALDEAKAQAKGLLPGGTQVLDSASRFSPAPKPAESPKEGQGDKPSPLSVKNARRKVEGVKRAKADSPVNGLPRGRGARSRSASHEQSYSRSPSPSASPKRSGFLHRKSDSGSTSGGSKSQSRSRSRSDSPPRQAHRGAPYKGSKVRSYRRSKDCKYSAQKPHKSRSRSSSRSRSHSRERADNSGKYKKKSHYCRDQRRERSRSYERAGHRYERDHPGHSRHRR
- the CCNL2 gene encoding cyclin-L2 isoform X4, whose product is MPSGSEFWVLKVLGNNCPTRIFQIIVMYLQVLECERNRPLAQTSWNYMNDSLRTDVFVRFQPESIACACIYLAARTLEIPLPSRPHWFLLFGATEEEIQEICLKILQLYTRKKVDLTHLEGEVEKRRYALDEAKAQAKGLLPGGTQVLDSASRFSPAPKPAESPKEGQGDKPSPLSVKNARRKVEGVKRAKADSPVNGKSDSGSTSGGSKSQSRSRSRSDSPPRQAHRGAPYKGSKVRSYRRSKDCKYSAQKPHKSRSRSSSRSRSHSRERADNSGKYKKKSHYCRDQRRERSRSYERAGHRYERDHPGHSRHRR